AATTCGCAAGAAATGATTGATCTCTTAAATAAACTCAATAATCAATTGGAAAAACTTCAGAATTCCTTCGATAAAGGAACCGGTCAGCAAAAAGGTACTACCAATACCGGTCAAGCTATTGGCTTAAGGGGTAATGGCCGGCAAACATCAACATCGCCTTTAACGGCAAATAATACCGGGCAACAGATGCAACAGACGGAATCTCAACTTTCCCAAGAGCTTCAAAATTTATTTAGCCGTTTATTAACTGAAAACCAGGCTCAAAATGGTCAAGCTGATACGCAAGCCAACCAGAAAAGCTATACTAATCAGGCCGGGAGAGAAAATAACAAATCTTCTGCTGCCGCCAACAGTGTCGTAGCGCAAACTGCAGCACAAGTTCTGGCACAGGCACAATATGAGCTGTCGAATGAACTTGAAGCCAGTTTAAAGAAATTAAAGCAAGTTATCAGCGAAAGTGAAAAAATCGCGAACAAGATTAGCAGCCTGCTAGGTGAAGCAGGAAAATCAAAATAATGGGGTGAGGTGTTTGGGACAACAAAAGAAGATACGGGTCGTTATGGTTACAGATGGAGATAGAGTAGCCCAACACGTCATCGAAAACATTGCCGGTTCTCTGGGCCTAAGGTGTATTTCTGCATCGGGCGGTAATCCAACGCCAATTAGCGGGGAAAAAATCGTGGAACTGTTAAAAACTGTACATCATGATCCGGTATTGGTCATGTTCGATGACCGGGGCAGGCAAGACAAGGCGCAGGGTGAAACGGCAATGGAATATGTAGCCTCTCATCCTGAAATTGAGGTATTAGGCGCTGTGGCAGTAGCTTCTAATACAGCTGGCATTGACGGAGTCACAGCTGATGCTTGTATAGACTGCTATGGGAACATCGTAAATGATCCTGTTGATAAATACGGGGAAGTAAAGGCTAAAACCGGTAAAAAACCGGTAATATCCGGTGATACTGTAGATGTATTAAATGATATGGAGATTCCTGTGATTATTGGCGTGGGTGACATCGGGAAGATGGATAAGGCCGATGATTTGAAATGCGGAGCTCCTATTACGCGGAAAGCTATTGAAGAGATATTGAAACGCAGTGGCGTTGAATATGATCGAAAGCCGTAAATTAGTGCCAAATCGCATATATAATACTGCCTGAATCTTTTGGTATCCTGAGACCTCGTGCTAAAGAATAGAAGACTGTATGCTGCTTTTGCTGCATACAGTCTCAATTATTTTACCGGCCACGGAAAAAATTTCGGATTCGGCCCAGGCTTTCGTTGATACTAGCCAGTTGATCACTAAATGAGCCCTTATTTTCCGCATTTACGGCATCCTTTATCTGTTTTACGGTTGCGTGAGTTTTAGTTACTTCACCAAGAATTCCAACTTGTTCCATGGCCGGCTTTACTTGTTCCCAGGTTCCTTCCAGTTCCTCTACTTTTACTGCAGCTTTACGCCAGTTTTTGTCTTCTACGTAAAAACTTACATTACGGACGGCGTTCCCGAGAGTGATAATATCCGCCACCGGTGATAACTTGTAAGACTTGCCGATATCGCTTACGCTGCTCATAAATTTATTTAGAGACTCATAGGATTCGGTAATTTTTTTCTCGCCGATGCCAACGGAAAGTTTTTGGATTGCTGCTTCACCCTCTTTAACGCCTTTCTTTTCTCCCACTATAGCTTTAGTTTTTTCCCATAAGGTTTGCATAGTAGATAATCCAAGCTGAGCCTTAGTCCAATCTTCCCTATTAATGCCTTCAAATACAACACCTGCGGTTGCCTCCATATCATATAATTCAGCAGGAGCTGACCAAAAACGCTCTAATAAAGGCGGATTAGGTTTTGATTCGACAGGTGTACCGGCCGGACCGATTTCAGGTTTCGGAGCTGGTCCGGAAAAAAATCCGCATCCCAATAAATTGGTTGAGCACAATAAACAAATAGTAACGACAAAAATGAATCGACCAAATATTTTCAAATAATGTTCCTCCCCTTAAAACTATCTGGTCATATTGTTTACGCAAAAAATATTGATTATTCTACGTAACTCGGGTAGACATAGTCAAACCGCCGTTGCCTGCCTTAATCTTATTTCATAATAACCAAATTAACCAACCTAGATCCCATTGCGAAGTAATATAGATTTTGTATTTTGCTTTTAGTAGCTTTTTTAGTATAATTTAGTAGTACCGATAATATACAAGGGGGAACTTTAGTGTTTGGCTTTGATGCGGATATGGTTTTTAGAATTCCGGCTTTGCTGATTGCTTTAACTATCCATGAATATGCGCACGCCCGGGCCGCGGTATCTCTGGGTGATCCTACGCCGCGCTACTTAGGACGCTTAACGCTTAATCCGATACCACATTTAGATCCAATAGGTTTAATTATGCTTTGGTTATTTAAATTCGGCTGGGCAAAGCCTGTTCCTATCAATCCGAATTATTTTAAAAATGTCCGGCAAGGTACGCTGATAGTGTCCTTAGCAGGTCCACTGTCAAACGCGCTATTAGCGTTAGTTACCCTATTGATAATTGGTATTTTGGATAAATTCCATTTATTAACAGGAGATTGGGTTAAAATTCTTGGGATGACTTATAGTTATAATATCTTACTTGCCGTATTTAATTTATTGCCGATACCGCCGCTTGATGGTTCAAAAGTTTTGGCAAGCCTGTTACCCGGACAACAAAAATACATGTTTGAACAATTAGAACAGTATGGGGCGTTTATTTTAATGGCGTTAGTATATATCGGCTTTATTGGCACACTTATGTATCCTTTACAGCGGGGGCTAGATTTTATAATTAAATCTATAGTTGGAATACTATTGTAGCGCAGGAGGAAACGATGACAAAAGGTAGAATTTTTAGCGGCATGCAACCATCAGGAAAATTTCATATGGGGAACTACCAAGTCTTAAATAACTGGATTCAATTACAGGAAGAGTACGATTGTTTCTACTCAATCGTTGACTGGCATGCTTTAACCTCATCCTATGAAGATACAAGCCTATTGCCTGACCGGGTACTGAATATGGCTCTGGATTGGTTTAGCGCCGGTTTAGATCCGGAAAAAAATGTTATTTTTGTTCAGTCTCATGTTAAAGAACATGCTGAATTACATTTGCTTTTGTCGATGATTACCCCTTTATCCTGGTTGGAACGGGTGCCTACTTATAAAGACAAGCTGCAGCAATTAGCAGATATGGGAAAAGAGATAAATACTTACGGTTTTTTAGGTTATCCGGAATTACAGACAGCCGATATAATACTGTATAAAGCCAATGCTGTTCCCGTAGCCGAAGATCAAATACCCCATTTGGAGCTGGCAAGAGAAGTAATACGGCGCTTCGCCCATCTGTACCGGCCGGTGTTTCCTGAACCGCAAGCCATCCTCAGCCCGTTATTACCGGGAGTTGACGGCAGAAAAATGAGTAAATCTTACGGTAATGAAATTCCCTATGCCGCAGAACCGGAAGATTTAAAAACCAGGGTGCGCATGATGGTTACCGACCCGCAGCGAGTCAAGAAGACTGATCCGGGCGATCCCGATGTCTGCACTATTTATACGTTCCATAAGATTTTCAGTGCCAATGAGCATATACAAATTGCCGACAATTGCCGACAGGCCGGAATAGGGTGTGTTGACTGTAAAAAACGCTTGGCGGAACAAATGATTGCTACGCTGTCAGATGTCCATAGCCGCCGTAAAGATTTAGCGACAAAACCCAATAAAGTTATGGAATATCTCGCCTATGGAGCAGAACGTGCACGGAAAGTAGCCGCCGCCACAATGCAAGAAGTCCGGGAAGCTATGAATTTATCCTATTAAGATGTCCGCTTACACCATAAAACTGGATACATTTGAAGGCCCGCTGGACTTACTAATGCATTTGATTGAAAAAGATAAAATTGATATTTATAATATTCCGATAGCAGGAATTACCGAACAATATCTAAACTTTCTGCATGCAATGCATGCATTCGACATTGAAGTTGCCAGCGAATTCCTGGTAATGGCAGCAACATTACTACATATTAAATCATGCATGTTGTTGCCTCGACCCGCCATATCCGAACCTGTCGAAATGAAAGAAGAAGACCCTCGCCAGGAACTTGTCGACCGGTTGCTTGAGTATCGTAAATACAAACAGGCAGCCGCCTTATTGGAGCAATTAGCCCAAGAACGTGAGAAGTTTCATACCCGTTTGCCGCAGAAACTTGTTAAGCAGCTGATATTGCCGGAAGGTCTCACTGTTGATGATTTACTCCAGGCTTTCGCCAATGTATGGGAAAGCACGCTGAATAATGATACCTATGCCGTCGTTACCCGTGAAGAAATAAGCGTCAAGGATAAAATGCAAGATATTATAGCCTTATTAAGAAAGAGTAATGGAAAAATGAAATTTGATAAAACTATCATTCGAACTGGTAGTCGTACAGAAGTTATTGCCGCTTTTTTGGCTCTGCTTGAGCTGTTAAGGTTAAAACGAATTTCCGTCTCTCAAGAATGCGAATTTGCATCAATATATTTGGTACTAAAGGAGTGAGAGGGGCAAACAATGTTTTACCGGCACATGAAAGGCCCGATTGAAGCTCTATTATTTGCGAGCGGTGAGCCGCTGCCAATCGAAAAGATCGCCGGAATACTTAACATTGACAAAGAACATGTTCTGCTTTTAATTGCTGAAATGGTTCAAGAAATGAATCGTGATGAACGGGGAGTATCAATAGTAGAAGTTGCTGGCGGGTATCAAATGTGTACGCAACCCAGATTCGCAGAATTAATTGCTAAGCTTGATGCCGGCGTTGAAAGCAAGTTATCCAATGCCGCCATGGAAACGCTGGCAATTATTGCATTTAAACAGCCAATAACCAAGTTAGAAATTGAAACTATACGAGGAGTAAAAATTGACAGGGTGCTAAATACATTACTGGACCGCATGCTAATCAAAGAAATAGGACGTAAAGACGCAGTCGGTCGCCCTATATTATACGGAACTACCAGTGAATTCCTGCAATGCTTCGGACTGCGAAAACTTGATGATTTACCGGATCTAGCTGCATTACTGCCCGAAGACAGTCCTTCATAGGACTGTTTTTTTTTTTCGTTCAATGCTGTATATATATCAAAAATTAAAGGAAAATTAAAAATTGACTGCTCGCAAATAAAGAGGTGGGAAAGTATGAACATTTGGCTAATTACCTTAGTATCCTTTGTAATCCTAACGCTAGTGCTTTCCCGCATAAATATCTACATAGACCTTCGCTTTCGGCGCAAGTCTGGTGATGACTATCTGGAAGTTTCTGTTTATTTATTCCGTCGCTTAATTTTATATACTCTTCAGATTCCGTTAATTGAGCTTATTAATCAGCACGATTTATTGTGGCTAAAATCGCAGATACGAGTAAATGACCATAAAGAGGAAAGCATGTCCGACCGTGAGCAGCGCTTTACCAGCAATCTTATTGTGACCTATTTAAAAAATCCTGGCATGTTGCGACGGATATTGCAAACTATCAAACGCTATTCAAAACTATACAATAAATTTATGAATAGACTATTGGAATCCATTTATTGTGAAAAACTTGACCTTCATCTTAAATATGGTCTCGGTGATGCAGCTGCAACAGGAGTAACTCTTGGATTATTCTGGACTTTGGCCTATACGGGCATGGTTGGCTTATATAACCGTATTCATTTAACTCAAAAACCCGTCATCAACATTATTCCTTTCTTTCACAGAGAGTGTCTGGAAGTCGAATTCTGGTGCATATTGCGGCTAAGACTGGGCAATGTTATTAGTGCTACAACAAGTATTCTGAATATATCAAATCGTAAGGAGGTATAGCAATGGCTGAACACCCGATTCAAGGACTGATGAAAACTGCCATGGAAAGTATTAAGGGTATGGTGGACGTTAACACCATTGTCGGTGATGCAGTCGAAACTCCTGATGGGACTGTAATTGTTCCCATTTCACGTGTTGCTTTCGGCTTTGCTGCCGGTGGCGGAGATTACGAGACAGATGATTTAGATGGTCAGCATACTAATAATTTACCATTTGGCGGCGGCAGCGGAGCCGGTGTCAGTGTTAAACCGGTAGGATTTTTAGTATGCTCGCCGACGAATGGGGTTCGTTTCATGTCGGTAGAAAGCAACCTTCTGTATGATCGGATTATCGATATGGTGCCTCAAGTAATGAATAAGTTGCAAGCTTTATTTGAACATAACCATGAGTCATACGAGTCACACGAGTCGCACGAAAACAATTTAAATCAAAATGATAAACTTGACCAACTTGCCCATACAACCCAAACCCAATGATAAGATTAGTGTTTTTCTCCCTGAATCTTTTACTATTAATATATAAAAATAAAAACCGCACCCAACATATCGGTGCGGTTTTTTGCATATAATGCTGATGATACAGCTGACCAGTTAACTTAATTCACCTAATTTATTTTTTATTTGGGTAGCATGAAGAGCCTCTGCTTCGGCAAAATGTTTGAACATTTTAGCTACTTCCGCATCGTTAATGCGATCCGCATAAGACTGATAGTCACGCACCAGCTCCTGTTTTTGCGTCAGAGTAGTTCGCAAAGCGCTTTTTACATCAAATGTTTCCATTTCCATGCCGCTCACCTCCTTAGTATTTATAAAATATTATTTCCTGTTAATCTATAAAACATGTAATACTTTACAAAATATCAACAGTAATTTAGATTAATGGTTTATTATTAAGAGTTATTACTTTTGACGGAAACGAATAATACGATTATAATAGTTTTGGTCGCAAACATTATTCATATAATTAATATAATTAATATAATTAATTATTTACAATATAACTAGGAAAGGAAAAAGGTTAAACGATGGCACGCCAAGTAGCATACCTGGGATTGCTGATTCTGATGCTGGTCTATTTTACACCATCGGCCGGAGCTTCGGCTGCGTCTGAAAAAAAACCTGATGTCACAGCACAATCGGCTATCGTTATAGAAGCGTCAACAGGAAAAGTTTTATATGCGAAAAATGCTGATCAGCGCCGCTATCCGGCAAGCACAACCAAAATAATGACTTTGATAACGGCATTGGAACACAGTCAGCTTGATGAATTGGTGACAACTAGTGAAAATGCAGCAGCTACTGAAGGTTCATGTCTATGGCTGGCTCCTGGCGAACGACTAAAAATGTTGGACATGTTGTACGGAATAATGCTTATATCAGGCAACGATGCTACCGTAGCAGTAGCAGAACATATCTCCGGAAGTGTAGATAAA
This window of the Methylomusa anaerophila genome carries:
- a CDS encoding stage V sporulation protein AE; amino-acid sequence: MGQQKKIRVVMVTDGDRVAQHVIENIAGSLGLRCISASGGNPTPISGEKIVELLKTVHHDPVLVMFDDRGRQDKAQGETAMEYVASHPEIEVLGAVAVASNTAGIDGVTADACIDCYGNIVNDPVDKYGEVKAKTGKKPVISGDTVDVLNDMEIPVIIGVGDIGKMDKADDLKCGAPITRKAIEEILKRSGVEYDRKP
- a CDS encoding DUF4363 family protein, with amino-acid sequence MQTLWEKTKAIVGEKKGVKEGEAAIQKLSVGIGEKKITESYESLNKFMSSVSDIGKSYKLSPVADIITLGNAVRNVSFYVEDKNWRKAAVKVEELEGTWEQVKPAMEQVGILGEVTKTHATVKQIKDAVNAENKGSFSDQLASINESLGRIRNFFRGR
- a CDS encoding site-2 protease family protein, producing the protein MFGFDADMVFRIPALLIALTIHEYAHARAAVSLGDPTPRYLGRLTLNPIPHLDPIGLIMLWLFKFGWAKPVPINPNYFKNVRQGTLIVSLAGPLSNALLALVTLLIIGILDKFHLLTGDWVKILGMTYSYNILLAVFNLLPIPPLDGSKVLASLLPGQQKYMFEQLEQYGAFILMALVYIGFIGTLMYPLQRGLDFIIKSIVGILL
- the trpS gene encoding tryptophan--tRNA ligase, yielding MTKGRIFSGMQPSGKFHMGNYQVLNNWIQLQEEYDCFYSIVDWHALTSSYEDTSLLPDRVLNMALDWFSAGLDPEKNVIFVQSHVKEHAELHLLLSMITPLSWLERVPTYKDKLQQLADMGKEINTYGFLGYPELQTADIILYKANAVPVAEDQIPHLELAREVIRRFAHLYRPVFPEPQAILSPLLPGVDGRKMSKSYGNEIPYAAEPEDLKTRVRMMVTDPQRVKKTDPGDPDVCTIYTFHKIFSANEHIQIADNCRQAGIGCVDCKKRLAEQMIATLSDVHSRRKDLATKPNKVMEYLAYGAERARKVAAATMQEVREAMNLSY
- a CDS encoding segregation and condensation protein A, whose product is MHLIEKDKIDIYNIPIAGITEQYLNFLHAMHAFDIEVASEFLVMAATLLHIKSCMLLPRPAISEPVEMKEEDPRQELVDRLLEYRKYKQAAALLEQLAQEREKFHTRLPQKLVKQLILPEGLTVDDLLQAFANVWESTLNNDTYAVVTREEISVKDKMQDIIALLRKSNGKMKFDKTIIRTGSRTEVIAAFLALLELLRLKRISVSQECEFASIYLVLKE
- the scpB gene encoding SMC-Scp complex subunit ScpB, translating into MKGPIEALLFASGEPLPIEKIAGILNIDKEHVLLLIAEMVQEMNRDERGVSIVEVAGGYQMCTQPRFAELIAKLDAGVESKLSNAAMETLAIIAFKQPITKLEIETIRGVKIDRVLNTLLDRMLIKEIGRKDAVGRPILYGTTSEFLQCFGLRKLDDLPDLAALLPEDSPS
- a CDS encoding DUF2953 domain-containing protein, giving the protein MNIWLITLVSFVILTLVLSRINIYIDLRFRRKSGDDYLEVSVYLFRRLILYTLQIPLIELINQHDLLWLKSQIRVNDHKEESMSDREQRFTSNLIVTYLKNPGMLRRILQTIKRYSKLYNKFMNRLLESIYCEKLDLHLKYGLGDAAATGVTLGLFWTLAYTGMVGLYNRIHLTQKPVINIIPFFHRECLEVEFWCILRLRLGNVISATTSILNISNRKEV
- the ytfJ gene encoding GerW family sporulation protein, which codes for MAEHPIQGLMKTAMESIKGMVDVNTIVGDAVETPDGTVIVPISRVAFGFAAGGGDYETDDLDGQHTNNLPFGGGSGAGVSVKPVGFLVCSPTNGVRFMSVESNLLYDRIIDMVPQVMNKLQALFEHNHESYESHESHENNLNQNDKLDQLAHTTQTQ
- a CDS encoding rubrerythrin family protein, producing the protein MEMETFDVKSALRTTLTQKQELVRDYQSYADRINDAEVAKMFKHFAEAEALHATQIKNKLGELS